A part of Cannabis sativa cultivar Pink pepper isolate KNU-18-1 chromosome 6, ASM2916894v1, whole genome shotgun sequence genomic DNA contains:
- the LOC133039046 gene encoding NAC domain-containing protein 41-like gives MNLPPGYVFAPSEEELIVHYLENKVNGHSLPMHIDEDNVYLYNPWQLIQKYPLQRFDEGCLYLFSPLHKLSEGGNKRPSRSAGDGHYRSSRCYPIISSEGNTIGYETHLKFYMGKPSNKDDDDNKTNWLLTEYRLMNKQPNNNNKTTLDECVLCKLYYNGDGEEDEDEDEDDESRKRKRFTTSTTTEEDQKEEDNKNNDPLSLSQQQQQQQQQLVTAAAPNIINDDNQIDQHESNPPNPNPNPNLSVEEWESYFNITLDQHLEEEDLEDDDDTLFFNQLNQADYPPQHYFDDPPYNLAPQHQHNHNDIDNHIQNLLQLLNHNCENENHNSNNNIIF, from the exons ATGAATCTACCACCTGGTTACGTGTTCGCACCCAGCGAAGAAGAACTGATTGTTCATTATCTTGAAAACAAGGTTAATGGACACTCATTACCAATGCACATCGATGAAGATAATGTCTACTTGTATAATCCATGGCAACTCATAC AAAAATATCCATTGCAGAGGTTCGATGAGGGTTGCTTATACTTATTTAGTCCGCTACATAAATTATCAGAAGGTGGAAACAAACGACCTTCTCGATCAGCTGGAGACGGACACTACAGAAGTTCGAGATGTTATCCAATAATCTCCTCTGAAGGCAACACAATTGGCTACGAAACACATCTAAAGTTTTATATGGGAAAACCATCTAATAAGGATGATGACGACAACAAAACTAATTGGCTTCTAACAGAGTATAGATTAATGAACAAACAaccaaacaacaacaacaagactACTCTTGATGAATGTGTTTTGTGCAAACTGTACTATAATGGAGAtggagaagaagatgaagatgaagatgaagatgatgagAGTAGAAAACGAAAGAGATTTACTACATCTACAACAACAGAAGAAGATCAAAAAGAAGAAGACAACAAGAATAATGATCCTCTCTCTCtgtcacaacaacaacaacaacaacaacaacaactagtaACAGCAGCAGCTCCAAATATTATTAATGATGATAATCAaatagatcaacatgaatccAATCCTCCTAATCCTAATCCTAATCCTAATCTATCAGTAGAAGAATGGGAATCATATTTCAACATTACTCTAGATCAAcatttagaagaagaagatttagaagatgatgatgatacaCTTTTCTTTAATCAGCTCAACCAAGCAGACTATCCACCGCAACACTACTTCGATGATCCACCATATAATCTTGCTCCACAACACCAACACAATCATAATGATATTGACAATCATATCCAAAATCTTCTTCAACTTCTGAATCACAACTGTGAGAATGAGAACCACAACTCCAACAACAACATCATATTCTAA